In the Periophthalmus magnuspinnatus isolate fPerMag1 chromosome 4, fPerMag1.2.pri, whole genome shotgun sequence genome, one interval contains:
- the rxfp3.2b gene encoding relaxin family peptide receptor 3.2b → MDLQLNSSGIQTLAPELCQSELVQEDRTENCSTNNLSLHCWLQLLTKESTMEFQGDSSSLVVRVMIACVYSIVCALGLVGNSLALYLLHSRYRQKQSSINCFVMGLAITDLQFVLTLPFWAVDTALDFRWPFGRVMCKIISTVTTMNMYASVFFLTAMSMARYYSISSALKMHSRRAAATRAKWTSLGIWAISLLATLPHAIYSTSVQVSDEELCLVRFPESGNWDPQLLLGLYQLQKVLVGFLIPLIIITVCYLLLLRFILSRRITGTAGPEVEQGRQNRRSKVTKSIIIVVLSFFLCWLPNQALTLWGVLIKFDLVPFSKAFYNAQAYAFPLTVCLAHTNSCLNPVLYCLIRREFRAGLKELLLHATPSIRRLTHLLPRKAKVAEAPPVLVLVQMDV, encoded by the coding sequence ATGGACCTGCAGCTGAACAGTAGTGGTATCCAAACCTTAGCTCCGGAGCTCTGTCAGTCGGAACTTGTGCAAGAAGACCGGACCGAGAACTGCTCTACTAACAACCTGTCACTGCACTGCTGGCTGCAGCTGCTCACCAAGGAGTCCACCATGGAGTTCCAGGGAGACAGCTCAAGCCTGGTAGTACGTGTTATGATAGCATGTGTGTACTCCATAGTGTGTGCTCTGGGGCTGGTGGGGAACTCTCTCGCTCTTTACTTGCTGCATTCACGATACCGGCAGAAGCAATCATCCATTAACTGTTTTGTGATGGGACTGGCCATAACAGACCTCCAGTTTGTCCTGACTTTACCCTTTTGGGCAGTGGACACAGCCCTGGACTTTCGCTGGCCTTTTGGTCGTGTCATGTGTAAAATAATCAGCACAGTCACCACAATGAACATGTACGCTAGTGTATTTTTTCTCACAGCAATGAGCATGGCACGCTATTATTCCATATCATCAGCACTGAAGATGCACAGCCGGCGGGCAGCAGCAACCAGAGCCAAGTGGACCAGTCTGGGCATCTGGGCTATTTCCTTATTGGCCACTCTGCCACATGCCATCTACTCTACCAGTGTGCAGGTGTCAGATGAGGAGCTGTGCCTGGTGCGCTTCCCAGAGTCAGGCAATTGGGATCCACAGCTGCTTTTGGGTCTATACCAGCTGCAGAAAGTTCTGGTGGGGTTTCTCATCCCACTGATCATAATCACCGTCTGCTACCTGCTCCTGCTGCGCTTCATCCTCAGCCGGCGCATCACAGGGACAGCAGGACCTGAAGTGGAACAAGGCAGGCAAAACCGCCGCTCCAAAGTCACTAAATCCATCATCATTGTGGTGCTGTCATTTTTTCTATGCTGGTTGCCCAATCAGGCATTGACTTTGTGGGGAGTGCTCATAAAGTTTGACCTTGTGCCCTTTAGCAAGGCTTTTTACAATGCCCAAGCCTATGCTTTTCCTCTGACAGTGTGTCTAGCTCATACTAACAGCTGCCTCAACCCGGTGTTATATTGCCTGATCCGCCGTGAGTTTCGTGCAGGACTTAAGGAACTTCTTCTTCACGCCACTCCATCCATTAGAAGACTGACTCATCTGTTGCCACGCAAGGCCAAGGTGGCTGAGGCACCGCCTGTTCTTGTGCTAGTCCAAATGGATGTCTGA
- the LOC117370309 gene encoding elongation factor 2-like — translation MVNFTIDQIRAIMDKKANIRNMSVIAHVDHGKSTLTDSLVSKAGIIASARAGETRFTDTRKDEQERCITIKSTAISMYYELSNDDLAFIKQGKDGSGFLINLIDSPGHVDFSSEVTAALRVTDGALVVVDCVSGVCVQTETVLRQAIAERIKPVLMMNKMDRALLELQLEAEDLFQTFQRIIENVNVIIATYGELQGGPMGDIEIDPIKGTVGFGSGLHGWAFTLKQFAETYAKKFVKPGEAEPTSEEKAKKVEDLMKKMWGDRWCDPSTGKFSKTNPDGKFVRSFVFFVLDPIYKMFDAIMNFKKEEIAKMIDKLNIKLDSEDKDKEGKPLLKAVMRRWLPAGEALLQMITIHLPSPVTAQKYRCELLYEGPNDDEAAMGIKNCDPKAPLMMYISKMVPTSDKGRFFAFGRVFSGIVSTGQKVRIMGPNYVPGKKEDLYLKPIQRTILMMGRYTEPIEDVPCGNIVGLVGVDQFLVKTGTISTFEHAHNLKVMKFSVSPVVRVAVEAKNPSDLPKLVEGLKRLSKSDPMVQCIIEESGEHIVAGAGELHLEICLKDLEEDHAGIPLKKSNPVVSYRETVQSESTQTCLSKSPNKHNRLFMKARPLEEGLPEDIDKGEVSSRQELKIRARYLADKYEWDVGEARKIWCFGPDGTGPNILVDVTKGVQYLNEIKDSVVAGFQWASKEGVLCEENMRGIRFDIHDVTLHTDAIHRGGGQIIPTARRVLYACQLTANPRIMEPVYLVEISCPSDAIGGSYSVLTRRRGIVFEEGNITGTPMHVVKAYLPVNESFGFTADLRSNTGGQAFPQCVFDHWKILDGNPFDTASKPGQVVTETRKRKGIKEGIPPLDNYLDKL, via the exons ATG GTGAACTTCACCATAGACCAGATCCGTGCCATCATGGACAAGAAGGCCAACATCCGTAATATGTCTGTGATTGCGCACGTTGATCATGGAAAATCTACATTGACTGACTCGCTTGTGTCTAAGGCTGGTATTATCGCCTCAGCTCGTGCTGGAGAAACTCGCTTTACTGACACACGTAAAGATGAGCAAGAGCGGTGCATTACAATCAAGTCAAC TGCAATCTCCATGTACTACGAGTTGTCCAATGATGATTTGGCCTTCATCAAACAGGGCAAGGATGGCTCAGGTTTCTTGATCAACTTGATTGATTCCCCTGGACACGTGGACTTTTCTTCGGAAGTGACTGCTGCCCTGCGTGTAACTGATGGGGCCCTAGTGGTTGTAGACTGTGTGTCAG GTGTCTGTGTGCAAACTGAGACGGTGCTCCGTCAGGCCATTGCTGAACGCATTAAGCCTGTCCTCATGATGAACAAAATGGACCGTGCCTTGTTGGAGCTGCAGCTTGAGGCAGAGGACCTTTTCCAAACATTCCAGCGTATCATTGAAAATGTAAACGTTATCATTGCCACATACGGGGAGCTACAAGGGGGACCAATGGGAGACATTGAG ATTGACCCTATTAAGGGTACTGTTGGCTTTGGCTCTGGGCTCCATGGCTGGGCATTTACTCTAAAGCAGTTTGCTGAGACATATGCAAAGAAATTTGTTAAGCCAGGTGAGGCTGAACCAACATCAGAAGAGAAGGCCAAAAAAGTAGAGGACCTGATGAAAAAGATGTGGGGTGACAG GTGGTGCGATCCATCTACTGGCAAGTTTAGCAAGACTAATCCTGATGGCAAATTTGTGCGCtcctttgtcttttttgttctgGATCCCATCTACAAG ATGTTTGATGCCATCATGAATTTCAAGAAGGAGGAAATTGCCAAAATGATTGATAAACTGAACATAAAGTTGGATTCTGAGGACAAGGACAAGGAGGGCAAACCTCTGCTGAAGGCTGTTATGCGCCGTTGGCTGCCTGCTGGTGAGGCTTTGCTTCAGATGATAACCATCCACCTGCCGTCTCCTGTCACTGCACAGAAGTACCGTTGTGAGCTTCTCTATGAAGGACCCAATGATGATGAGGCAGCCATGG GTATTAAAAACTGTGACCCCAAGGCTCCATTGATGATGTACATCTCAAAGATGGTTCCAACTTCTGACAAGGGTCGCTTTTTTGCCTTTGGGCGTGTGTTCTCTGGAATTGTGTCAACTGGCCAGAAAGTTCGCATCATGGGACCAAATTATGTCCCTGGAAAGAAGGAGGATCTCTATCTTAAGCCAATTCAAAG GACCATTTTGATGATGGGACGTTACACTGAGCCCATTGAAGATGTACCATGTGGGAACATTGTCGGTCTGGTTGGAGTGGACCAGTTCCTTGTGAAAACAGGAACAATCTCAACCTTTGAGCATGCACACAACTTGAAAGTGATGAAGTTCAGTGTCAGCCCTGTTGTGAGAGTTGCAGTTGAGGCTAAAAATCCTTCTGACCTGCCCAAGCTGGTTGAAGGGTTGAAGCGCCTGTCCAAGTCCGATCCTATGGTGCAGTGCATCATTGAAGAATCTGGAGAGCACATTGTTGCTGGGGCAGGAGAGCTGCATTTGGAGATTTGTTTAAAGGATTTGGAAGAGGATCATGCTGGCATTCCACTTAAA AAATCGAACCCTGTGGTGTCCTACAGAGAGACGGTCCAATCAGAATCCACTCAAACATGTCTGTCCAAATCTCCAAACAAGCACAACCGTTTGTTCATGAAGGCACGTCCTCTTGAGGAAGGCCTTCCTGAAGACATTGACAAGGGTGAAGTTTCTTCTCGACAGGAGCTAAAGATCCGTGCTCGTTACCTTGCTGACAAATATGAGTGGGATGTCGGTGAGGCCCGTAAGATTTGGTGTTTTGGCCCTGATGGAACTGGACCAAACATTTTGGTGGATGTTACCAAGGGAGTTCAGTACCTTAATGAGATAAAGGACAGTGTTGTGGCTGGATTCCAGTGGGCATCCAAAGAG GGTGTGCTTTGTGAGGAGAACATGCGCGGCATTCGTTTTGATATCCACGACGTGACCCTGCATACAGATGCAATCCATCGAGGTGGTGGACAGATCATCCCAACTGCCCGCAGAGTACTTTATGCCTGTCAACTTACGGCTAACCCCAGAATTATGGAGCCAGTCTATCTGGTTGAGATCTCG TGTCCCAGTGATGCAATTGGAGGAAGCTACAGTGTCTTGACAAGGAGAAGAGGGATTGTGTTTGAGGAGGGCAATATTACTGGAACACCAATGCATGTAGTCAAGGCATACCTTCCTGTCAATGAATCATTCG GTTTCACAGCTGATCTGCGTTCAAATACCGGTGGACAGGCCTTCCCTCAGTGTGTATTTGACCACTGGAAGATCCTTGATGGAAATCCCTTTGACACCGCATCCAAGCCTGGGCAGGTTGTCACTGAAACACGAAAGCGCAAGGGGATCAAGGAGGGCATCCCTCCCTTGGACAACTACTTGGACAAACTCTAG
- the hmg20b gene encoding SWI/SNF-related matrix-associated actin-dependent regulator of chromatin subfamily E member 1-related, whose translation MGGIKQEHGDAQQHKSSHSPDQPAEEPKKRGWPKGKKRKKVLPNGPKAPVTGYVRFLNERRELMRAQYPDLPFPEITKRLGAEWTRLPPHDKQRYLDEAEREKMQYAQELKEYQQTEAFHLTNAKIQDKRVKKEDAPSASVTVNSGLSLSKAPELPSRFDVPIFTEEFLDQNKAREAELRRLRKANIEFEEQNAVLQRHIKDMYNAKERLEAELGQDEQRTQALQKHLQAIKQTLVNSLSTVPLPGSGETASLGNLDSYLSRLSGVLEGNPDRHRALLRQLCEVLSHFDSEKL comes from the exons ATGGGAGGAATTAAACAGGAACATGGTGATGCGCAGCAGCACAAGTCCTCACACTCACCCGATCAGCCGGCAGAAGAG ccaaagaaaagaggCTGgccaaaggggaaaaaaagaaagaaggtaCTACCAAATGGCCCTAAAGCTCCTGTCACTGGATATGTAAGATTCTTAAATGAACGGCGAGAACTTATGCGGGCCCAGTACCCTGATTTACCATTCCCAGAAATTACCAAGAGACTTGGAGCTGAGTGGACAAGATTACCCCCCCATGATAAACAG CGCTACCTAGATGAAGCTGAACGTGAGAAAATGCAGTATGCTCAGGAGCTGAAAGAGTATCAGCAGACAGAGGCCTTCCATCTCACAAATGCCAAAATACAAGACAAGAGAGTAAAAAAAG AAGACGCCCCATCAGCCTCTGTAACTGTCAATTCTGGACTCTCTTTATCAAAG GCCCCTGAACTCCCCAGCAGATTTGATGTTCCTATTTTCACCGAGGAGTTTCTTGATCAGAATAAAG CTCGAGAGGCTGAACTGCGCCGTCTCCGAAAGGCAAATATAGAGTTTGAAGAGCAGAATGCAGTGCTGCAGAGACACATTAAGGACATGTACAATGCCAAGGAGCGGCTGGAGGCAGAGCTGGGCCAGGATGAGCAAAGAACTCAAGCTCTACAGAAACACCTGCAGGCCATTAAACAAACACTGGTCAACAGTCTATCAACAGTCCCCTTACCAG GTTCAGGTGAAACTGCATCTCTTGGTAACTTGGATTCATATTTGAGTCGTCTCAGTGGAGTCCTGGAGGGAAACCCAGATAGACACCGTGCCTTGCTACGACAACTTTGTGAGGTTTTATCACATTTTGACAG TGAGAAATTATAA